The Paracholeplasma brassicae genome contains a region encoding:
- a CDS encoding acyl-CoA thioesterase, which translates to MDKHMTLKSYSEAIQVRFKDIDIFGHVNNAVYNEYYEAPRLSLLMYQQEPLVDIGAYYVLRHIEIEFINEITYPSTLRSFLYIKSIGNTSITFNQALYLGDVMVSRAVSTVVQLNKETKNKQPLSQTLKERLMPYLF; encoded by the coding sequence ATGGACAAACACATGACCCTAAAAAGCTACAGTGAGGCCATACAGGTTCGCTTTAAAGACATTGATATATTCGGACACGTCAATAACGCCGTTTATAATGAATATTATGAAGCACCCAGGTTATCTTTATTAATGTACCAACAAGAGCCACTTGTTGATATTGGTGCCTATTACGTATTAAGACACATTGAAATTGAGTTTATTAATGAAATTACTTACCCAAGTACCTTAAGAAGTTTTTTATACATTAAATCCATTGGCAACACCTCCATCACGTTTAACCAAGCACTCTATCTTGGCGATGTCATGGTCTCAAGAGCTGTTTCAACAGTGGTTCAACTTAACAAAGAAACAAAGAATAAACAACCCTTAAGCCAAACATTAAAAGAAAGATTAATGCCCTACCTATTCTAG
- a CDS encoding lipoate--protein ligase, whose product MKYVQLDSYGRREDPFYFAVESVLLEDLDDDVFFIWRVFDAVIIGKHQLLQNEVNQSYTTENKIKIFRRLSGGGAVFSDRGCIKYSFITKEFNKETVFKDKLERIKSVFDYLKIPVEISGRNDVLYENKKFSGNAYYRTKHGSCLHGTILYDTDFEKLVRSISPSDEKLISKGITSVRSRVINMKDVVGLNQEDFEMILVNRLCDGVIELTEDQIKRIKALEKTYHSEAFIFQKNPPYQYQKEKRFSCGSVGLTIEVKKEIITDVFFYGDFFLNQELDEIKQILIGQPFKSLKARELFKDIEVSDYINGLSNNEFYELFPIERGQDEKDTTL is encoded by the coding sequence ATGAAATACGTGCAGTTGGATTCCTATGGCAGAAGGGAAGATCCCTTTTACTTTGCCGTAGAATCGGTTTTATTAGAAGATTTAGATGACGATGTTTTCTTTATATGGCGCGTGTTTGATGCGGTGATTATTGGGAAACACCAACTCCTACAAAATGAAGTGAATCAATCGTATACGACAGAAAATAAGATAAAGATTTTTAGACGTTTATCTGGTGGAGGCGCTGTCTTCTCAGATCGCGGATGCATCAAATACAGTTTTATAACAAAAGAATTTAATAAAGAGACCGTCTTTAAAGATAAGTTAGAAAGAATAAAAAGCGTTTTTGATTATTTAAAAATTCCTGTAGAAATCTCAGGCAGAAATGATGTTTTGTATGAGAACAAGAAATTTTCAGGCAACGCCTATTACCGTACGAAGCACGGGTCATGTTTGCATGGCACGATTCTATATGATACTGACTTTGAAAAACTGGTTCGTTCGATTAGTCCTTCAGATGAAAAACTGATTTCTAAGGGTATAACATCTGTTAGAAGCCGAGTCATTAATATGAAAGACGTGGTTGGGCTTAACCAAGAGGACTTTGAAATGATTTTAGTTAATCGACTATGCGATGGCGTCATTGAATTAACAGAAGATCAAATAAAACGGATTAAAGCGTTAGAAAAAACTTACCACAGTGAGGCATTTATTTTTCAGAAAAACCCACCTTACCAATACCAAAAAGAAAAACGATTTAGCTGTGGGAGTGTGGGCTTAACCATCGAGGTTAAAAAAGAAATCATCACCGATGTGTTCTTTTATGGGGATTTTTTCTTAAATCAAGAATTAGATGAGATCAAACAAATACTGATTGGACAACCCTTTAAATCTTTAAAGGCAAGAGAACTCTTTAAAGACATTGAAGTATCGGATTACATCAACGGGTTATCAAATAACGAATTTTATGAATTGTTTCCAATAGAAAGAGGTCAAGATGAAAAAGACACCACTTTATGA
- the gcvT gene encoding glycine cleavage system aminomethyltransferase GcvT, whose amino-acid sequence MKKTPLYDLHLIYGAKMIEYANYLMPEQFSSIIKEHQAVRSEAGMFDCSHMGEFVVEGKDALKFLNYVLSNQFDDLEVKKERYSLLLDSSGFILDDLMVYRLAENKYLLVVNASNIDKDFKQLNKLKEVFEVNLKNVSEAYGLIALQGPKAKDVLEALIPGVGQLPFMSFDEFTYNNQVCLISRSGYTGEDGFEIYGGPQVIKSIYQRLYETSQVTPCGLGSRDTLRFEAGLPLYGHEINGFTTPIESRLDSFCGYDKDFIGKEALLKLKEEGITKRLIGIELLERNIAREGYMIYKDGINIGYITTGYMIPGTSNVYANAYIDQQVKLGEVVEVQIRNKMVKAKLRNRKFYDKKYVRGEKKNG is encoded by the coding sequence ATGAAAAAGACACCACTTTATGATTTACACTTAATTTATGGCGCAAAAATGATTGAGTACGCCAACTATTTAATGCCTGAGCAATTTAGCTCTATTATTAAAGAACACCAAGCCGTTAGAAGTGAGGCAGGTATGTTTGACTGTTCACACATGGGTGAATTTGTCGTTGAGGGAAAAGACGCACTGAAGTTTTTAAATTACGTATTATCTAACCAGTTTGATGACCTTGAGGTAAAAAAAGAACGTTACAGTTTATTACTTGATTCATCAGGGTTTATTTTAGATGATTTGATGGTTTACCGTCTAGCTGAAAATAAGTACCTGCTTGTTGTTAATGCCTCAAACATTGATAAAGACTTTAAACAGTTAAACAAATTAAAGGAAGTATTTGAGGTAAATTTGAAAAATGTATCTGAGGCTTACGGATTAATTGCATTACAAGGACCAAAAGCCAAAGATGTTCTTGAAGCACTGATACCTGGTGTTGGTCAGTTACCTTTCATGAGTTTTGATGAGTTTACATATAACAATCAGGTTTGCTTGATTTCAAGAAGTGGTTACACGGGTGAAGATGGCTTTGAAATATATGGTGGACCACAAGTGATAAAGTCAATTTATCAACGTCTATATGAAACAAGCCAAGTGACTCCATGTGGGCTCGGTTCAAGAGATACTTTAAGGTTTGAAGCAGGGCTGCCCTTGTATGGTCATGAAATCAATGGATTTACCACACCAATCGAATCGAGACTAGATAGTTTTTGTGGGTATGATAAAGATTTTATCGGTAAAGAAGCGCTACTTAAATTAAAAGAAGAAGGCATCACTAAGCGTTTAATCGGCATTGAACTTTTAGAAAGAAATATCGCAAGAGAAGGCTATATGATTTATAAAGATGGCATCAATATTGGCTACATCACCACGGGGTATATGATTCCAGGCACATCAAATGTATACGCGAATGCTTACATTGATCAACAAGTAAAACTAGGTGAGGTTGTTGAGGTTCAAATCAGAAATAAAATGGTAAAAGCAAAACTAAGAAATCGCAAATTTTACGATAAAAAATACGTTAGAGGAGAAAAGAAAAATGGCTAA
- the gcvH gene encoding glycine cleavage system protein GcvH translates to MAKVVEGLFYSKSHEWVKIEGNKAFVGISDYAQESLGAVVFVDLPSVGDSFSKDEVFGAVESVKAASDLLMPIKGKVTSVNEALLDQPELLNEDPYLNFILEVELEGAPDLSSLMDASTYLKESH, encoded by the coding sequence ATGGCTAAAGTAGTTGAAGGATTGTTTTACAGCAAATCCCATGAGTGGGTTAAGATTGAAGGGAATAAAGCGTTTGTGGGTATCAGTGACTACGCACAAGAATCCCTAGGTGCGGTAGTTTTTGTTGACCTACCAAGCGTTGGTGATTCGTTTTCAAAAGATGAAGTGTTTGGGGCTGTTGAATCCGTTAAAGCGGCTTCTGACTTACTAATGCCTATTAAGGGTAAAGTCACTAGCGTCAATGAAGCACTACTAGATCAACCGGAGTTACTCAATGAAGATCCTTACCTAAATTTCATTCTAGAGGTTGAACTTGAAGGCGCACCTGACTTATCTTCATTGATGGACGCAAGCACCTACTTAAAAGAAAGTCACTAG
- the gcvPA gene encoding aminomethyl-transferring glycine dehydrogenase subunit GcvPA: MFKYFPHTEKDIKDMLEVTNVASVDELFNSIPSKLGYQYDYNLPRSMSENELRSHFKQLEKKNQPLITFRGGGIYDHYIPSAISEIVRREEFLTSYTPYQPEIAQGTLQYIFEFQSMICELTGMDVSNASMYDGATASAEAMFMATAITKRKKILISEALFDGVKEVIKTYAKYRQIEVIEVPSKEGHLALDLSHLEDIAGLIVQLPNKYGLIEDFSLIAQKVKEHKGLMIINSDLQVHSLIKSPREMGADISIGHLQSLGMPMFFGGAHAGFLATTKEHIRKMPGRICGLTNDIDGKRGFVLTLQAREQHIRREKANSNICSNQSLMALWATVYLSLMGKQGLKEVNEQCYKNSHYLEEQLLKLESFKRVYQGFYIKEFVIETTLDRNKLETYLIKKGFLSGIMLEEKQLIFSVTERRTKEEIDQFVCEIARFEHDTLR, from the coding sequence ATGTTTAAGTACTTTCCACACACAGAAAAAGACATTAAAGACATGTTAGAAGTCACAAACGTTGCTTCGGTAGATGAACTGTTTAACAGTATACCTTCGAAGCTAGGCTACCAATACGACTATAACCTACCAAGATCGATGTCTGAAAATGAGCTTAGAAGCCATTTTAAACAATTAGAAAAGAAGAACCAACCCTTAATTACATTTAGAGGTGGTGGCATATACGATCACTATATCCCATCGGCGATTAGTGAGATTGTCAGAAGAGAAGAATTCTTAACGTCTTATACGCCTTACCAACCAGAAATTGCGCAAGGGACGCTTCAATACATTTTCGAGTTTCAAAGCATGATTTGTGAACTTACAGGCATGGACGTTTCAAATGCTTCGATGTACGATGGGGCAACCGCATCAGCCGAGGCGATGTTTATGGCCACAGCAATCACCAAACGTAAAAAAATATTAATCAGTGAGGCGTTATTTGATGGCGTCAAAGAAGTCATTAAAACCTACGCCAAATACCGCCAAATTGAGGTCATTGAAGTACCATCAAAAGAGGGGCATTTAGCTCTTGATCTATCACACTTAGAAGACATTGCCGGATTAATCGTACAACTGCCTAATAAATACGGCTTAATTGAGGACTTTTCTTTGATTGCACAAAAAGTTAAAGAACATAAAGGCTTAATGATTATCAATAGTGATTTACAAGTTCATAGTCTCATCAAATCACCAAGAGAGATGGGCGCAGATATTTCAATCGGTCATCTTCAGAGCCTAGGCATGCCAATGTTTTTTGGTGGTGCTCACGCGGGCTTTTTAGCAACCACCAAAGAACACATCAGAAAAATGCCAGGCCGTATTTGTGGACTGACAAACGACATCGATGGCAAACGTGGGTTTGTCTTAACACTACAAGCCAGAGAACAACACATCCGAAGAGAAAAAGCCAACTCGAACATTTGTTCAAATCAATCCTTAATGGCACTTTGGGCAACCGTCTATCTTTCTTTGATGGGTAAACAGGGTCTAAAAGAAGTCAATGAACAATGCTATAAGAATAGTCACTATTTAGAAGAACAACTCTTAAAACTAGAAAGCTTCAAGCGTGTCTATCAAGGGTTCTACATCAAAGAATTTGTGATTGAAACCACGCTTGACCGTAACAAACTAGAAACCTATCTAATTAAAAAAGGATTTTTATCAGGCATTATGCTGGAAGAAAAGCAACTGATTTTTAGCGTCACTGAACGAAGAACAAAAGAAGAAATTGACCAATTTGTGTGTGAGATTGCGAGGTTTGAACATGACACCCTACGATAA
- the gcvPB gene encoding aminomethyl-transferring glycine dehydrogenase subunit GcvPB, which produces MTPYDKLIFELSKTGRVGYQLDKPLETSFNLADELPINLKRQAQANLPEVSELDVVRHYSNVSRKNHGVETGFYPLGSCTMKYNPKINEEMASLDGFKHIHPLQPEQSTQGSLELYYQTQEMLSEITGMAAFSMNSFAGAQGELAGLMIIKAYHEHQGNTHKTKIIVPDSAHGTNPASAAVCGFDIIEVKSNPDGTVNLKALKEVLSDEVAGIMLTNPNTLGIFEKDILKISKLIHGVGGLLYYDGANLNALLGVARPGDMGFDIIHLNLHKTFSTPHGGGGPGSGPVGVVKKLKDYLPYPAVNQKRGKYVFEKPKHTIGRISGYYGNFSVVLKAYSFIRSLGKENLEQVGRLSVLNANYIKASLQDDYQLPIKKHCMHEVVFDGLKDKSSGITTLDVAKRMLDFGIHPPTIYFPLVFHQALMIEPVENESKETLDEFIDILKQIAKESKETPELVKNAPYHTVVRRLDEVKAARNPIVKYKDIV; this is translated from the coding sequence ATGACACCCTACGATAAATTAATTTTTGAATTATCTAAAACCGGTCGTGTTGGCTATCAACTCGATAAACCGCTAGAAACGTCGTTTAATTTAGCAGATGAACTACCTATAAACCTTAAACGTCAAGCACAGGCAAATCTACCAGAAGTCTCTGAACTTGATGTGGTTAGACACTACTCAAATGTCTCAAGAAAAAATCATGGGGTTGAAACCGGATTTTATCCACTGGGTTCTTGTACGATGAAATATAACCCAAAAATTAATGAAGAAATGGCATCCCTTGATGGGTTTAAGCACATTCACCCACTTCAACCAGAACAAAGTACGCAAGGCAGCCTTGAACTTTACTATCAAACCCAAGAAATGCTTAGTGAAATTACAGGCATGGCCGCATTTAGTATGAATTCGTTTGCCGGTGCTCAAGGCGAGCTTGCGGGTTTAATGATCATTAAAGCTTACCATGAGCATCAAGGCAATACGCATAAAACAAAAATCATCGTTCCTGATAGTGCACATGGCACAAATCCTGCGAGCGCTGCGGTTTGTGGGTTTGACATCATTGAAGTAAAATCAAATCCAGATGGCACAGTTAACTTAAAAGCACTAAAAGAAGTTTTAAGTGATGAAGTCGCTGGGATCATGCTTACTAATCCAAACACCTTAGGGATCTTTGAAAAAGACATTTTAAAAATCTCAAAACTCATCCATGGGGTAGGCGGGTTACTCTATTACGATGGGGCTAATCTAAATGCCTTGCTTGGTGTGGCAAGACCTGGGGATATGGGCTTTGACATCATCCACTTGAACCTTCATAAAACCTTCTCAACACCACACGGTGGTGGTGGACCAGGTTCAGGTCCTGTTGGTGTGGTAAAGAAGTTAAAAGACTACCTACCCTACCCAGCCGTCAATCAAAAACGTGGCAAATACGTGTTTGAAAAACCAAAGCATACCATTGGTAGAATCTCAGGCTATTATGGCAATTTCTCGGTGGTTTTAAAAGCCTACAGCTTTATTAGAAGCCTTGGTAAAGAAAACTTAGAGCAAGTCGGTCGTTTGTCGGTATTAAATGCAAACTACATTAAAGCATCACTTCAAGACGATTATCAATTGCCAATCAAAAAACATTGCATGCATGAAGTCGTTTTTGATGGATTAAAAGACAAATCAAGTGGCATTACCACCTTAGACGTCGCTAAGCGAATGCTAGACTTTGGGATTCACCCACCAACGATTTATTTTCCACTGGTGTTTCACCAAGCCTTAATGATTGAACCCGTCGAAAACGAATCAAAAGAAACCTTAGATGAGTTTATTGATATCCTAAAACAAATCGCTAAAGAATCAAAAGAAACACCAGAATTGGTAAAAAATGCGCCTTATCATACCGTCGTTAGACGCTTAGATGAAGTTAAAGCCGCAAGAAATCCAATTGTAAAATACAAAGACATTGTATAA
- a CDS encoding NAD(P)/FAD-dependent oxidoreductase, which yields MYDYLIIGSGIVGSAIARELSFFEGAICLVEKSSDITNGQTIANSGIIHSGHDPKVGSLKARLCVKGNELYEDLALKLDFPLLTTGALVVAFTNEEMNYLNVLYKRAKDNGVKEVGFLTKEETLSLEPNLNETLLGSLSLPSTKTTVPWEAARAMLENAITNGLTLKLNHEVTRINKRLDHYEVYFKNQPPILTKGIINAGGLYSDEVMAMLEDDVIKIYPRRGEYYTLSHEVKGFINKVIYPVPSKLGKGVLITPQPDGHLLVGPNAEDVLNKEDNQTTIKGLNDIKNQAMRLSTELPFKENIKNFAGLRAKIKGDDFYINRSTKNKHVYHLVGIDSPGLTAAPAIGKYVIDLIKEDYVLQPKQNVVKTRKRALPFFLDSEENKQKRWQKEPSYGELVCRCEKISKQEILNEVTGLIPATSIKAIKKRTRATAGVCQGGYCESRILEIIAAATNKDLSEINYYEEDTPILIEELKVEK from the coding sequence ATGTACGATTATTTAATCATTGGTTCTGGCATCGTTGGAAGTGCCATCGCAAGAGAACTTTCCTTCTTTGAAGGTGCTATTTGCTTAGTAGAAAAATCATCAGACATTACCAATGGACAGACGATTGCCAATAGTGGAATCATTCATAGTGGTCATGATCCAAAAGTAGGTTCATTAAAAGCTAGGCTTTGTGTGAAAGGAAATGAGCTTTATGAGGATTTAGCATTAAAGCTCGATTTTCCGCTTCTTACAACTGGTGCGCTCGTTGTTGCGTTTACCAATGAAGAGATGAATTATTTAAACGTTTTATACAAAAGAGCGAAAGACAATGGGGTAAAAGAAGTGGGTTTTCTAACTAAAGAAGAAACGCTAAGTCTTGAGCCAAACCTGAACGAAACACTCTTAGGTAGTCTATCACTTCCCTCAACCAAAACCACGGTGCCATGGGAAGCCGCTAGAGCCATGCTTGAAAATGCAATTACGAATGGGTTAACACTAAAACTAAATCACGAGGTCACTAGGATTAATAAGCGATTGGATCATTACGAGGTATATTTTAAAAACCAACCGCCGATTTTAACCAAAGGCATTATCAACGCGGGGGGGCTTTATAGTGATGAGGTGATGGCGATGTTAGAAGATGACGTAATCAAGATTTACCCAAGAAGAGGTGAATATTACACCCTTTCTCATGAGGTGAAGGGGTTTATTAATAAGGTCATTTACCCAGTACCATCGAAGCTAGGTAAAGGTGTCTTAATTACACCACAACCCGATGGGCATTTACTCGTCGGTCCAAACGCAGAAGATGTATTAAATAAAGAGGACAACCAAACGACGATTAAAGGATTAAATGATATTAAAAACCAAGCGATGCGCTTGTCTACCGAACTACCGTTTAAAGAAAACATCAAAAACTTTGCCGGCTTACGAGCCAAAATAAAGGGTGATGATTTCTACATTAATCGCTCAACCAAAAACAAACACGTCTATCACTTGGTGGGTATTGATTCCCCTGGATTAACCGCCGCACCAGCCATAGGCAAATACGTCATTGATTTAATCAAAGAAGATTACGTGCTACAACCAAAACAAAACGTCGTAAAAACAAGAAAAAGAGCGCTACCTTTTTTCTTAGACAGTGAAGAAAATAAGCAAAAGAGATGGCAAAAAGAACCAAGTTATGGTGAACTTGTTTGTCGCTGTGAGAAAATATCGAAACAAGAAATACTCAATGAGGTAACGGGGTTAATTCCTGCAACCTCAATCAAAGCCATTAAAAAACGAACCAGGGCGACCGCCGGGGTTTGTCAAGGTGGGTACTGCGAGTCAAGAATCTTGGAGATTATCGCAGCAGCAACCAATAAAGATTTGAGTGAAATCAATTACTATGAAGAAGATACCCCAATTTTAATTGAAGAATTGAAGGTGGAAAAATGA
- a CDS encoding NAD(P)/FAD-dependent oxidoreductase, with amino-acid sequence MIYDVCVIGGGAAGIASAKNSYEEGLKIRLIERNNELGGILNQCIHSGFGIHHYKEELTGPEYAERIQNELTLDIEVSLNTSVVRLIKENNLFHLTLSSEQEGIQMIKSKSVIISTGSYERTRSQINLPGKRLKGIFSAGSAQRYMNQLGYMVGKKVVILGSGDIGLIMARRMTLEGAKVEAVVELMAHSNGLTRNIVSCLEDFDIPLYLSHTISDIYGDKSLKAVEVSKVDEHLRPIEADRFLIECDTLLLSVGLIPEISLLDEIKPKKDTKTRSVIVNQTYQTSIDGLFVCGNSLQIHDLVDFVSKEGTIAGRSAKKYVLKKELHQKEEIEIDIDDHLTYVVPQTIDLNDLNEDFEISFRVKEKHEEILIHVFQGELKIKDKRIKFAIPSEMEKITIEKEALKSKQAIKMTLEVIK; translated from the coding sequence ATGATCTATGACGTGTGTGTGATTGGTGGCGGTGCCGCCGGTATCGCTAGTGCGAAAAATAGCTATGAAGAGGGTCTAAAAATCAGACTCATTGAACGAAACAATGAGCTTGGTGGCATCCTTAATCAGTGCATCCACAGTGGGTTTGGTATCCACCACTACAAAGAAGAATTAACGGGTCCTGAGTACGCAGAACGGATTCAAAACGAGCTAACCCTTGACATTGAGGTTTCATTAAACACCTCAGTTGTTCGTCTAATCAAAGAAAACAATTTGTTTCATTTGACCTTATCAAGTGAACAAGAGGGTATTCAAATGATTAAGTCCAAATCAGTGATCATCTCAACGGGTTCTTACGAACGAACACGAAGTCAAATTAATCTACCTGGTAAACGCCTAAAAGGCATTTTTTCAGCGGGTAGTGCGCAAAGATACATGAACCAGTTAGGCTACATGGTTGGTAAAAAAGTAGTCATTTTAGGTTCAGGTGACATCGGGCTCATCATGGCAAGACGGATGACCCTAGAAGGGGCGAAGGTAGAAGCCGTCGTTGAGTTAATGGCACACTCAAATGGTCTAACAAGGAACATTGTTTCTTGTTTAGAAGATTTTGATATCCCACTTTATTTATCGCACACCATCAGTGACATTTATGGGGATAAATCCTTAAAAGCGGTTGAAGTATCTAAAGTCGATGAGCACTTAAGGCCAATAGAAGCGGATCGATTTCTAATTGAATGTGACACACTTCTACTTTCGGTTGGTTTAATTCCAGAGATCTCTCTTTTAGATGAAATTAAGCCAAAAAAAGACACAAAAACAAGAAGTGTCATCGTTAATCAAACCTACCAAACATCAATTGATGGTCTATTTGTTTGCGGGAACAGCCTACAAATACACGATTTGGTGGACTTTGTTTCTAAGGAAGGGACGATTGCTGGAAGAAGCGCTAAAAAGTACGTATTAAAAAAAGAGCTTCATCAAAAAGAAGAAATAGAGATTGATATCGATGATCATCTAACCTACGTTGTCCCGCAAACCATTGATTTAAATGACCTAAATGAGGACTTTGAGATCAGTTTTAGGGTCAAAGAAAAACACGAAGAAATCCTCATTCATGTTTTTCAAGGTGAGCTGAAAATAAAAGACAAACGCATCAAATTCGCTATACCATCGGAAATGGAAAAAATCACGATCGAGAAAGAAGCACTAAAAAGTAAACAAGCAATTAAGATGACCCTTGAGGTGATTAAATGA
- a CDS encoding DUF1667 domain-containing protein, producing MTKTMTCIRCPIGCQLMIHDNEITGNRCKRGYEYARQELSCPKRLVTTTTKTTSKLTPRLPVKTDDMIEKKYVFEVIDASRKIIVSPPINVGDVLIENLFGTGVNLISTKKIER from the coding sequence ATGACTAAAACCATGACGTGTATCAGATGCCCAATCGGCTGTCAATTAATGATTCACGATAACGAAATCACAGGCAATCGTTGTAAAAGAGGCTACGAGTACGCACGACAAGAACTTTCTTGCCCAAAACGTTTGGTAACAACAACGACCAAAACGACCTCAAAGTTAACCCCTAGACTGCCAGTAAAAACCGATGACATGATTGAAAAAAAGTACGTCTTTGAGGTCATCGATGCGTCTAGAAAAATCATCGTTTCACCGCCAATCAATGTCGGCGATGTTTTGATTGAAAATTTGTTTGGGACAGGCGTTAACTTAATCTCAACTAAAAAGATAGAAAGATAA
- the trpB gene encoding tryptophan synthase subunit beta yields the protein MEFGQFGGQYLPPHILKAVKEVEEAYDRYKDDPLFLEEFQFYLNTYANRPSLLYHAKNMSEDLGGAKIYLKREDLNHTGAHKINNVIGQALLAKRMGKKKLIAETGAGQHGVATATIAALFNMACEIHMGAVDIQKQALNVYRMELLGAKVVSVDFGLKTLKEAVDSALDAWSNELEDTFYLIGSAVGPHPYPTMVRDFQKVIGMEIKQAHLKLEHKLPDYVIACVGGGSNAIGAFYDFIDNKEVTLIGVEAAGKGIETKFHAATMTRGKNGVIHGMRTKVLLDDNGDIDEVYSISAGLDYPGVGPEHAYLFDNKRAIYVSITDEEAVNAFEYLSKKEGIIPAIESAHAVAYAMVLARTLGKDKSIVVNLSGRGDKDVKQIASYRGLKLID from the coding sequence ATGGAGTTTGGACAATTTGGTGGACAATACTTACCACCACACATTTTAAAAGCAGTAAAAGAGGTCGAAGAAGCGTATGATCGTTATAAAGACGACCCGCTCTTTTTAGAAGAGTTTCAGTTTTATTTAAATACCTATGCTAACCGGCCAAGCCTGCTCTATCACGCAAAAAACATGAGTGAAGATTTGGGTGGAGCTAAAATCTATTTAAAAAGAGAAGATTTAAATCACACCGGGGCACACAAGATTAATAACGTCATTGGGCAAGCGCTGCTTGCCAAAAGGATGGGCAAGAAAAAGCTGATTGCTGAAACCGGTGCGGGACAGCACGGGGTTGCGACTGCGACGATTGCGGCGTTATTTAACATGGCATGTGAAATCCATATGGGTGCCGTCGACATTCAAAAACAGGCACTAAATGTTTACCGTATGGAATTACTCGGTGCGAAAGTCGTTAGCGTTGATTTTGGACTTAAAACTTTAAAAGAAGCCGTTGATAGCGCACTAGATGCATGGAGTAATGAACTAGAAGATACATTTTACTTGATTGGGTCTGCGGTGGGACCACACCCATACCCGACCATGGTACGTGACTTTCAAAAAGTCATTGGCATGGAGATTAAACAAGCGCATTTGAAACTTGAACATAAATTACCAGACTACGTGATTGCTTGCGTGGGTGGTGGGTCAAACGCGATTGGTGCGTTTTATGATTTTATCGATAACAAAGAAGTGACGTTGATTGGGGTTGAGGCGGCAGGTAAAGGCATCGAAACGAAATTCCATGCGGCTACCATGACAAGAGGCAAAAATGGCGTCATCCACGGGATGCGTACCAAAGTTTTATTAGACGACAATGGCGACATCGATGAAGTCTATTCGATTTCAGCGGGGCTTGATTACCCTGGGGTTGGACCAGAGCATGCCTACTTATTTGACAATAAACGTGCGATTTATGTGTCAATAACCGATGAGGAAGCAGTTAACGCGTTTGAGTACTTATCGAAAAAAGAAGGCATCATCCCGGCCATTGAATCGGCACATGCGGTTGCCTACGCCATGGTCTTAGCAAGAACACTTGGTAAAGATAAAAGCATTGTTGTCAACCTATCAGGGCGTGGCGACAAAGACGTCAAACAAATTGCGAGTTACCGTGGGTTAAAATTAATCGATTAA
- a CDS encoding ClbS/DfsB family four-helix bundle protein has product MSRPQTKEALTLLIENNYDDLKGLIESSSLEEQESHFQFFKDDKLKETHYKRDENLKDVLVHLYEWQCLLLSFIKALREDKNTQVSFLPAGYTWKTYPKMNQAIKEKHQKTTLEEAKRYLDDTHEKVLNEIECLTEESLFEKGHFKAINNTTLLLYVTANTSSHYVFAYKKYKKHLKERKAHGIKE; this is encoded by the coding sequence ATGAGTAGACCACAAACTAAAGAGGCACTAACCTTACTTATCGAAAATAACTACGACGACTTAAAGGGGTTAATTGAGTCTAGTAGCCTTGAAGAACAAGAAAGCCATTTTCAGTTTTTTAAGGACGATAAGTTAAAAGAAACCCACTACAAAAGAGATGAAAACTTAAAAGATGTCCTAGTGCATCTTTATGAATGGCAGTGTTTGTTGTTATCATTTATTAAAGCATTAAGAGAGGATAAAAACACTCAAGTTTCTTTTCTACCCGCGGGTTATACCTGGAAGACTTATCCTAAGATGAACCAAGCAATTAAAGAAAAACATCAAAAAACGACGCTTGAAGAAGCCAAACGGTACTTAGATGACACGCATGAGAAAGTCTTAAACGAAATCGAGTGTCTCACAGAAGAAAGTTTGTTTGAAAAAGGCCATTTCAAGGCCATTAATAATACCACGCTTCTTTTGTATGTGACGGCTAACACAAGCAGTCATTATGTGTTTGCCTATAAGAAATATAAAAAACACTTAAAGGAGAGAAAAGCCCATGGAATTAAAGAATAA